In Bos indicus isolate NIAB-ARS_2022 breed Sahiwal x Tharparkar chromosome 2, NIAB-ARS_B.indTharparkar_mat_pri_1.0, whole genome shotgun sequence, a single genomic region encodes these proteins:
- the LOC109576288 gene encoding histone H2A type 1-B-like, whose product MSDVEHLFMCLLAICMSSLKKCLFSSLAHFLIGSFIFIGSFSVWFSLRNILLRDLAGMSCRGKQGGKACAKAKTRSSRAGLQFPVGRVHRLLRKGNYSERVGAGAPVYLAAVLEYLTAEILELAGNAAWDNKKTRIIPRHLELAIRNDEELNKLLGRVTIAQGGVLPNIQAVLLPKKTESHHKAKGK is encoded by the coding sequence atgagtgatgttgagcatcttttcatgtgtttgttagccatctgtatgtcttctttgaagaaatgtctatttagttctttggcccactttttgattgggtcatttatttttattgggtcattttctgtttggttttcctTGCGAAATATTTTGCTTCGTGATCTAGCAGGTATGTCATGCCGTGGTAAACAGGGTGGCAAGGCTTGTGCTAAAGCCAAGACTCGCTCTTCGCGTGCTGGGCTCCAGTTTCCCGTGGGCCGTGTGCACCGCCTGCTCCGGAAGGGCAACTACTCCGAGCGTGTTGGGGCCGGCGCACCGGTGTATCTGGCAGCGGTGTTGGAGTACCTGACAGCCGAGATCCTGGAGCTGGCGGGAAATGCGGCCTGGGACAACAAGAAGACCCGCATCATCCCGCGCCACTTGGAGCTGGCCATCCGCAACGATGAAGAGCTCAATAAGCTTCTGGGCCGTGTGACCATCGCTCAGGGTGGTGTGCTGCCCAACATCCAGGCTGTGCTGCTGCCCAAGAAGACTGAGAGCCACCACAAGGCGAAGGGCAAGTAA